The Astyanax mexicanus isolate ESR-SI-001 chromosome 20, AstMex3_surface, whole genome shotgun sequence genome contains a region encoding:
- the orai1b gene encoding calcium release-activated calcium channel protein 1 encodes MSSARSLQALTWRRLYLSRAKLKASSRTSALLSGFAMVAMVEVQLDTSHDYPPGLLIAFSACTTVLVAVHLFALMISTCILPNIEAVSNVHNLNAVLESPHERMQRYIELAWAFSTVIGTLLFLAEVVLLCWVKFLPVRPRNQKNGTMPAGVAAAITSTSIMVPFGLVFIVFAVHFYRSLVSHKTDRQFQELEELEDLQNELDQGGDASVLQSPTSQ; translated from the exons ATGAGCAGCGCCCGCTCCCTGCAGGCCCTCACCTGGAGGAGGCTTTACCTGAGCCGAGCCAAACTCAAAGCGTCCAGCCGAACCTCCGCCCTGCTGTCCGGGTTCGCCATG GTGGCGATGGTGGAGGTCCAGCTGGACACCAGTCACGACTACCCCCCTGGCCTTCTGATCGCCTTCAGCGCCTGCACCACCGTGCTGGTGGCTGTTCACCTGTTCGCCCTGATGATCAGCACCTGCATCCTGCCCAACATTGAGGCGGTCAGTAATGTCCACAATCTGAATGCCGTGCTTGAGTCGCCACATGAGCGAATGCAGCGGTACATCGAGCTGGCCTGGGCATTCTCCACCGTCATCGGCACGCTGCTGTTCCTGGCTGAGGTGGTGCTGCTGTGCTGGGTGAAGTTCCTGCCCGTCCGGCCGCGGAACCAAAAGAACGGCACCATGCCTGCCGGGGTCGCTGCTGCTATCACCTCCACCTCCATTATGGTGCCCTTTGGCCTCGTCTTCATCGTCTTCGCCGTCCACTTCTACCGCTCGCTGGTCAGCCACAAAACCGACCGGCAGTTCCAGGAGCTAGAGGAGCTGGAGGACCTCCAGAACGAACTGGACCAGGGAGGGGACGCCTCAGTACTGCAGTCTCCCACGTCACAGTAG